CCGCGATTCTCGGGAAGGACACAGCGGCCCAGCACGAAGGGCAGCGCGAGGGCCGTGCTCGCCCGGAGGAAGGAGCGGCGGTGGAGGCCGCGCGGGTGGCTCATGGTGGGTAGAAGAGCGAAGCGCGAGGCCCACGTCGAGTGGCGGGGGAGCGGGCGCTTCCCGCTCGCCAGTGCCCCTGGGGGGGATATGATTGATGCTCAAACTTTTGCTTCAGGAGAACGGGACATGGGGAAGAGGCTGCTGGCACCACTGTGCGCCTTCGTGCTCGCCACGGGGTGCGTGCCGCAGGGCAAGTACGACGTGGCGATGCAGAAGGCCCAGACACTCGACGAGCAGCTGCAGGAGGAGAAGGGGGCCCGGGCGGCGGCGGACGCGAAGGTGCGCCAGCTGGAGGAGCAGGTGAAGGGGCTGGAGGAGAAGGTGTCGGGGCTGGAGCAGGACAAGGCGGCGCTGAGCACGCGCCTGAACACAGCGGAGGCGCGGCTGACGGCGGGGGCGGCCGAGCGCCGGGCATTGGAGCAGAAGAACGCGGAGCTCTCGGCGCTCAACGAGGAGCTGGCCAGCTCCCGGCGCAAGCTGGCCGAGGCGAAGGAGGCACTGGAGAAGCGGAGCGCCGAGTACGAGAGCCTCGCCAAGAGCCTGGAGAAGGAGATCTCCGAGGGGAAGATCGAGCTGTCGGAGCTGCGGGGCCGGATGACGGTGAACCTGAAGGACAAGATCCTGTTCGCCTCGGGCTCGGCGCGGGTGGGCAAGGAGGGGCTGGAGGCGCTGGCGAAGATCGCGGAGGCGCTCAAGGGAGTGCAGGGGAAGATCATCCGGGTGGAGGGACACACGGACGACGTGCCCACGGACCCGAAGGGGCCGTTCCCGTCGAACTGGGAGCTGAGCCTGGCGCGGTCGATGGCGGTGGTGCGCTCGCTGCAGGACGCGGGGGTGGACCCCACGGTGCTGTCGGCGGCGGGCTATGGCCCGTACCAGCCCATCGCGCCCAACGACTCGCCGGAGAACCGCAGCCTCAACCGGCGCATCGAGATCGTCCTGGCGCCCGGCGTGGCCACGGGCGGACGCTGAGCCGAGCCCTCGGAGGAGGTCCCCTCCGGGCGCGGTCTTCACGAACTTGTCCAACAGTTGGACAACTTTGGCGAGACCGCGCCCGGAGAATCCCCTGGCGGTCTCAGCCCGGCCGGGTGGCCTCGGCGATGCACGCGATGGCTCGGGTGGGGTCACAGCCATTGAGTCCCGCCCCCCACGAGGCGTTTGCTTCGAGCAGGGTCCACCCTCGTCCTCGGATGAGCGCGGCATCCAGTACGCAGGTCCGGGGAAGCGGATTGGCGCGAGCGAACGCTTCCAGGAACGCTTCGGCCTCCAGCGTCGAGCCCTCTCCCTCGTAGATCGCGCACGTGCGTACCTGCTGGTCGAGCACGAAGGCGCGGGCCTCCGCCTGGATGTCCACGATCTCGGCGGACTGCACGACTGTGTCCGCGGTGAGCCCCCGGCACTCCTCCTCGAGTTCCGCTGGCCCGCGGTAGACACGGGCGCGGAACTGCTTGGGGATGAGTGGTTTGATGAAGCGCGGGAAGGACTCGTGTGCGACACGCGCCAGGGTGGAGCCGTGCAACTCGCGCTGGAGCCACGCCGGG
The sequence above is drawn from the Archangium gephyra genome and encodes:
- a CDS encoding OmpA/MotB family protein, producing MGKRLLAPLCAFVLATGCVPQGKYDVAMQKAQTLDEQLQEEKGARAAADAKVRQLEEQVKGLEEKVSGLEQDKAALSTRLNTAEARLTAGAAERRALEQKNAELSALNEELASSRRKLAEAKEALEKRSAEYESLAKSLEKEISEGKIELSELRGRMTVNLKDKILFASGSARVGKEGLEALAKIAEALKGVQGKIIRVEGHTDDVPTDPKGPFPSNWELSLARSMAVVRSLQDAGVDPTVLSAAGYGPYQPIAPNDSPENRSLNRRIEIVLAPGVATGGR
- a CDS encoding ATP-grasp domain-containing protein — encoded protein: MLDGLTLLIPEKVDPERDAVARAWQAGGGSVLRIGRFWSPPEVDHQRVRLYGNDTFCLVLAQKLGLELVSPPDDLLLTVDPAWLQRELHGSTLARVAHESFPRFIKPLIPKQFRARVYRGPAELEEECRGLTADTVVQSAEIVDIQAEARAFVLDQQVRTCAIYEGEGSTLEAEAFLEAFARANPLPRTCVLDAALIRGRGWTLLEANASWGAGLNGCDPTRAIACIAEATRPG